One Streptomyces sp. NBC_00554 DNA segment encodes these proteins:
- a CDS encoding IS110 family transposase translates to MIDTSDIDVYLGLDVGKGEHHATALTPAGKKPFDKRLPNSEPKLREVFARLQAKHGTVLVIVDQVASIGALPLAVARDLGCHVAYLPGLTMRRIADLYPGEAKTDAKDAFIIADAARAMPHTLRSVDLDDETIAELQMIVGFDDDLAAEATRLSNRLRGLFTQIHPHLERVIGPRMQHPAVLRMLDQFGSPTQIRKAGRRQLITLIRPKAPRMAERLINDVFTALDEQTVVVPGTDAAALIVPSLANSLQAVLDQRKILAHRIEELLEAHPLSKVLTSMPGIGIRTGARILIDVGDGTAFPSAAHLAAYAGLAPATRSSGSSIRGEQPSRRGNKQLKRAFFLSAFAALADPASRTYYDKKIAQGKHHTQALLCLARRRADVLFAMLRDGTFYQPPTPTTP, encoded by the coding sequence GTGATCGACACCAGCGACATCGACGTCTACCTCGGCCTGGACGTCGGCAAGGGCGAACACCACGCCACCGCACTCACCCCCGCCGGGAAGAAACCCTTCGACAAGCGGCTGCCCAACAGCGAGCCCAAGCTCCGCGAGGTCTTCGCCAGACTGCAGGCCAAGCACGGCACCGTCCTCGTCATCGTCGACCAGGTGGCCTCGATCGGGGCCCTGCCGCTGGCCGTCGCCCGGGACCTGGGCTGCCACGTCGCCTACCTGCCCGGACTGACGATGCGGCGGATCGCCGACCTCTACCCCGGCGAGGCCAAGACCGACGCGAAAGACGCCTTCATCATCGCCGACGCGGCCCGGGCGATGCCGCACACGCTTCGCTCGGTCGACCTCGACGACGAGACGATCGCCGAGCTCCAGATGATCGTCGGCTTCGACGACGACCTCGCCGCCGAGGCAACCCGCCTGTCCAACCGGCTCCGCGGCCTGTTCACCCAGATCCACCCGCACCTGGAACGAGTCATCGGCCCGCGCATGCAGCACCCGGCCGTCCTCAGAATGCTGGACCAGTTCGGCTCGCCGACCCAGATCCGCAAGGCCGGACGCCGACAACTCATCACGCTGATCCGCCCGAAGGCGCCCCGCATGGCCGAGCGTCTGATCAACGACGTCTTCACCGCACTGGACGAGCAGACTGTCGTCGTCCCGGGCACAGACGCTGCCGCGCTGATCGTCCCCAGCCTCGCAAACTCACTCCAGGCGGTGCTCGACCAGCGCAAAATCCTCGCCCACCGGATTGAGGAACTGCTGGAGGCCCACCCTCTTTCCAAGGTCCTGACGTCCATGCCCGGCATCGGCATCAGGACCGGAGCCCGCATCCTCATCGACGTCGGCGACGGCACCGCGTTCCCGTCCGCCGCCCACCTCGCCGCCTACGCCGGCCTCGCCCCAGCCACCCGAAGCTCCGGGTCCTCCATCCGCGGCGAACAGCCCTCCAGACGGGGAAACAAGCAGCTCAAACGAGCCTTCTTCCTCTCCGCGTTCGCCGCCCTGGCCGACCCCGCCTCCCGCACCTACTACGACAAGAAGATTGCTCAGGGAAAGCACCACACCCAGGCTCTCCTCTGCCTCGCCCGACGCCGAGCGGACGTGCTCTTCGCGATGCTCCGCGACGGCACCTTCTACCAACCACCAACCCCGACTACCCCTTGA
- a CDS encoding tyrosine-type recombinase/integrase, whose product MAYTIFDSMRGVHGGADRYLASYACSGSDRTYAYLLVDHLRWLEYEGLTPEDVGFGDLERYMGAIGAKVAGPYGRPWRVGKRPYGNDALRGAAACVKGFYLKQAESGVNTELVGALKLHRMPTQRDRDRSLLGHLQRSMQANPLAPKSVRRRHKKILPDGARAVLLDEVNSLRDRLVVEWLSDGGFRAGEMCGLHLCDLHLREEAACGECRGPHAYVCHRDGLVNGARAKTKWEWELRDGVIHGGLIKRASPAMVHAYFEYLTQEYPRGAAHGVLLVQQHGPGRGLPWAPEGARKMLKRAGRRAGLGLIKPHMFRHTWASAVLDAADGNLAIVRDAGGWASTEVVDEIYAHVDVNDPVFHGALLTTWGELR is encoded by the coding sequence GTGGCGTACACCATTTTCGACTCGATGCGCGGAGTGCACGGCGGGGCGGACCGGTACCTGGCCAGCTATGCCTGTTCGGGGTCGGATCGGACGTACGCCTATCTGCTGGTCGATCACCTTCGGTGGCTGGAGTACGAAGGGCTGACGCCGGAGGACGTCGGGTTCGGTGACCTTGAGCGGTACATGGGTGCGATCGGTGCGAAGGTCGCCGGGCCTTATGGGCGCCCGTGGCGGGTGGGTAAGCGGCCGTACGGCAACGATGCTCTGCGCGGCGCCGCGGCGTGTGTGAAGGGCTTCTATCTGAAGCAGGCAGAGTCGGGCGTCAACACCGAGCTGGTGGGGGCGCTGAAGCTGCACCGGATGCCGACCCAGCGGGATCGGGACCGGTCGCTGCTCGGCCATCTGCAGCGGAGCATGCAGGCGAATCCGCTGGCGCCGAAGTCGGTGCGGCGTCGGCACAAGAAGATACTGCCGGACGGCGCGCGGGCGGTGTTGCTGGATGAGGTCAACTCCTTGCGGGATCGGCTGGTGGTGGAGTGGCTGAGCGATGGCGGGTTCCGGGCCGGCGAGATGTGCGGCCTGCACCTGTGCGACCTGCACCTGCGGGAAGAGGCCGCGTGCGGGGAGTGCCGCGGTCCGCATGCCTACGTCTGCCATCGGGATGGACTGGTCAACGGCGCCCGGGCCAAGACGAAGTGGGAGTGGGAACTTCGCGACGGAGTGATCCACGGCGGGCTGATCAAGAGGGCCAGCCCGGCCATGGTCCACGCGTACTTCGAGTACCTGACCCAGGAGTACCCGCGCGGTGCTGCCCACGGCGTGCTGCTAGTTCAGCAGCACGGCCCCGGGCGTGGTCTGCCGTGGGCCCCGGAGGGTGCCCGCAAGATGCTCAAGCGGGCCGGCCGTCGGGCGGGGCTGGGGCTGATCAAGCCGCACATGTTCCGGCACACCTGGGCCAGTGCAGTCCTGGACGCTGCCGACGGGAACCTGGCGATCGTCCGGGATGCGGGCGGATGGGCCTCTACCGAGGTCGTCGATGAGATCTACGCGCACGTCGACGTGAACGACCCGGTGTTTCATGGCGCCCTCCTGACGACGTGGGGTGAGCTGCGATGA
- a CDS encoding tyrosine-type recombinase/integrase — translation MSEAKRALLQPLAGTSARDRRDRLEILTALLAAPGVEPVYRESVLRWPGDHPAYGWFCRVNGCRSTRTNTVDLCHPHRAEWRTAKLEPGATRREFLRTSRPKVLDLRLMEPPDCRFCPERPSRHLGLRLCLTHFSRWNKVLFRKRDLTYDEFVALQTEALPGYGDCLVASCVGRADSPLRLCYVHDERYRNDGRPGGAQRPAGWGVDRVVGREPVEITCTDADAFRHWCRTARPASRAGTVNLLGLAPLVQAEIRFGMLAHAQKAQRTAWPLWHIQAVANLARLRGVHSVLDLLSDPAALAEHERRILRETADELRIVYVTPQQAKEAGFVETEHYGIRYKRRSSHFDFTDVPQRWLRDLLWERVTRRLRSAQAPRSPQHIEMGRRACVELGVFLTAVAPDGGHHPAALTGDHMQRFVADHNKRAREGLPSLAISRDGRPMKVTGYTRRQTFNEARSILRDALETGEAERMGLPREFIIALPTARRADRTRNPFPDPVARALADESNLQLLHDRFDPNDMGYRDIWEALVFTGRRASEIIELRLECTSIHRKVPFLWHDQTKVGNLDEAIRVPQRLYERLELRKQRTVERFEDLYGRTPGPKERKTLALFPSPHKNPDGTVAITYSIFGDAFRDWLAALDIGTWVPHQARHTLATNLLKNGAGLHRIKQYLGQISVRMAEHYAKVASSEVDDALERVWVSGPGSAEPGMLLASPSEHMTRAEAQAMAIDLARRSTPAEGGFCTYQPVVRGDACPWDLDCHNCDKFVMSGADLLYWRRKAEQWASLAERAPDDRTADYLHTVFEPTARAIGGLEKALAGLGMLKDALALDLRRPQDYFDRMWTLAFKASDLAAIDPDDTDSYEETA, via the coding sequence ATGAGCGAGGCGAAGCGCGCCCTTTTGCAGCCCCTGGCTGGCACGTCGGCGCGGGATCGACGCGATCGGCTGGAGATCCTCACGGCCCTTCTGGCGGCACCGGGCGTCGAGCCGGTCTATCGCGAGTCCGTGTTGCGCTGGCCCGGTGACCACCCGGCCTACGGATGGTTCTGCCGGGTCAACGGCTGCCGCAGCACCCGCACTAACACCGTCGACCTGTGCCATCCGCACCGGGCGGAGTGGCGAACCGCGAAGCTGGAACCCGGCGCTACGCGGCGGGAGTTCCTGCGCACGTCCCGACCCAAGGTCCTCGACCTTCGGCTCATGGAGCCGCCGGACTGCCGGTTCTGCCCTGAGCGCCCGTCCCGTCATCTCGGGCTGCGGCTCTGCCTGACCCACTTCAGCCGGTGGAACAAGGTCCTGTTCAGGAAGAGGGACCTCACCTATGACGAATTCGTCGCGCTGCAGACCGAAGCCCTGCCCGGCTACGGCGACTGTCTGGTTGCTTCCTGCGTCGGCCGGGCGGACAGTCCCCTGCGGCTGTGCTACGTCCACGACGAGCGCTATCGCAATGACGGACGGCCCGGTGGAGCCCAGCGACCGGCAGGGTGGGGTGTTGATCGGGTCGTGGGACGTGAGCCCGTCGAGATCACCTGTACCGATGCCGATGCCTTCCGGCACTGGTGCCGTACGGCCCGCCCGGCTTCGCGCGCCGGCACCGTCAATCTCCTTGGGCTGGCGCCGCTGGTCCAGGCCGAGATCCGCTTCGGGATGCTGGCCCATGCTCAGAAGGCCCAGCGCACGGCCTGGCCGCTGTGGCACATCCAGGCGGTGGCGAACCTGGCCCGCTTGCGCGGCGTGCATTCCGTGCTCGACCTCCTGTCCGACCCGGCGGCGCTCGCCGAGCACGAGCGGAGGATCCTGCGGGAGACCGCGGACGAGTTGCGGATCGTCTACGTCACCCCGCAGCAGGCCAAGGAGGCCGGCTTCGTGGAGACCGAGCACTACGGCATCCGCTACAAACGCCGCTCCAGCCACTTCGACTTCACCGACGTGCCGCAGCGGTGGCTGCGTGATCTGCTCTGGGAACGCGTCACCCGTCGCCTGCGCTCTGCGCAAGCTCCTCGAAGCCCGCAGCACATCGAGATGGGCCGCCGGGCATGCGTCGAGCTCGGGGTGTTCCTGACCGCCGTTGCTCCCGACGGCGGCCACCATCCGGCCGCGCTCACCGGGGACCACATGCAGCGCTTCGTCGCCGATCACAACAAGCGTGCACGTGAGGGGCTGCCGTCGCTGGCGATCAGCCGTGACGGACGGCCCATGAAGGTCACCGGCTACACCCGCCGCCAGACCTTCAACGAGGCCCGGTCGATCCTGCGCGACGCCCTGGAGACCGGAGAGGCTGAACGCATGGGCCTGCCACGGGAGTTCATCATCGCCCTGCCGACCGCCCGTCGTGCCGACCGCACCCGCAACCCGTTCCCCGATCCGGTGGCGCGGGCGCTGGCCGACGAGTCGAACCTGCAGCTGCTCCATGACCGCTTCGACCCGAACGACATGGGCTATCGCGATATCTGGGAGGCCCTGGTGTTCACCGGCCGCCGGGCCTCGGAGATCATCGAACTGCGGCTGGAATGCACTTCGATTCACCGCAAGGTCCCCTTCCTCTGGCACGACCAGACGAAGGTGGGCAACCTCGACGAGGCCATCCGTGTCCCGCAACGCCTCTACGAGCGGCTGGAGCTGCGCAAACAGCGCACCGTCGAACGCTTCGAGGACCTCTACGGGCGTACGCCCGGTCCGAAGGAGCGCAAGACCCTCGCTCTGTTTCCCTCGCCCCACAAGAATCCGGACGGCACGGTCGCGATCACCTACAGCATCTTCGGTGACGCTTTCCGGGACTGGCTGGCGGCTCTGGACATCGGCACCTGGGTGCCGCATCAGGCCCGGCACACGCTGGCGACGAATCTGCTGAAGAACGGCGCCGGCCTCCACCGCATCAAGCAGTACCTCGGCCAGATCTCCGTACGGATGGCCGAGCACTACGCGAAGGTTGCCTCCTCGGAGGTTGACGACGCACTCGAGCGGGTCTGGGTCAGCGGTCCGGGATCGGCCGAGCCGGGCATGCTGCTCGCCTCGCCGTCCGAGCACATGACCCGGGCTGAAGCCCAGGCCATGGCCATCGACCTCGCGCGCCGCAGCACCCCGGCCGAGGGCGGATTCTGCACCTACCAGCCCGTGGTGCGAGGGGATGCCTGCCCGTGGGACCTGGACTGCCACAACTGCGACAAGTTCGTGATGTCCGGCGCCGACCTCCTGTACTGGCGCCGCAAGGCCGAGCAGTGGGCCTCGCTGGCCGAACGCGCCCCGGACGACCGGACGGCCGACTACCTCCACACCGTCTTCGAGCCCACCGCCCGCGCCATCGGCGGCCTGGAGAAGGCGCTGGCCGGCCTCGGCATGCTGAAGGACGCCCTCGCCCTGGACCTGCGGCGGCCCCAGGACTACTTCGACCGCATGTGGACGCTTGCCTTCAAGGCCAGCGACCTTGCCGCGATCGACCCCGACGACACCGACTCCTACGAGGAAACCGCGTGA
- a CDS encoding FAD-binding protein, whose amino-acid sequence MNWVRRNWNSDIEFRSDQYFEPAHSADATDGLAQLVHVAEKATREQAGLKAIGAGWAFEDIAQSDDWTVSLAKLNRQLHGVVDGPAPALTGDWVTVLADPASPRRLVHVEAGISVLDLCELLDGLGLAMPTLGGNSGQSLAGVISTSTHGGEWQQPPFPDLVRALHLVTDAGREVWIERETEPLTTDDRLRPQLSCPDTEIRRNDDLFDAVIVACGRFGVIYSVVLEVRPQFRVVEAIAQPQRAAVLQALRDGLGQATPFAPLFDLVAAEPVPAGLTDATGTPYYVRIVFNSQNPEDVWMHRRWETTDTTDLPDPNGPAVGELEPTALGALIVAGANAALAIAAAAASATLVGVPYAIYLTGLIVYLNTILAKRQFTLGSAVAAALDTLWKAGLGFAVPDQNRAAIQGEFDRYGASVAGRRGKHFRITAGSRADNDQNDFRSDSIEVVFDATTGGYLDFLDDVHAASPGFQQAGIIGCRFSRASRGLLSMHHIAGAYAVSIELAALKNLPGNLDWMRYVQHAAVSRGGRPHWGQYNKLTEAQTTRLYGADLDRWREALLALSGTSTTFSNGFTRRRGLEPMGIARQVTAVRKTRTGVVTHLCNADAEWSPVPVSTAIEEITSGRTVYFTLVAESGTPTVIHVVRTGPSNGYLRTAADGTHDNNLDELPPC is encoded by the coding sequence GTGAACTGGGTCCGGCGGAACTGGAACAGCGATATTGAGTTCCGCTCCGATCAATACTTCGAGCCCGCGCACTCGGCAGACGCCACCGACGGCCTTGCTCAGCTCGTACACGTGGCCGAGAAGGCCACCCGCGAGCAGGCAGGGTTAAAGGCCATCGGCGCCGGCTGGGCGTTCGAGGACATAGCCCAGTCAGACGACTGGACCGTCTCGCTGGCGAAGCTGAACCGGCAGCTGCACGGTGTGGTTGACGGCCCCGCCCCGGCGCTGACCGGCGACTGGGTCACCGTGCTGGCAGACCCGGCGTCCCCCCGGCGGCTGGTGCACGTCGAGGCGGGGATCAGCGTCCTCGATCTCTGCGAGCTCCTCGACGGTCTCGGTCTCGCGATGCCCACCCTCGGTGGCAACAGCGGCCAGTCGCTGGCTGGCGTGATTTCAACGTCCACGCACGGCGGGGAGTGGCAGCAGCCACCGTTCCCCGACCTGGTCCGCGCCCTGCACCTCGTCACTGATGCAGGCCGCGAGGTCTGGATCGAGCGGGAGACCGAGCCGCTCACCACCGACGACCGTCTCCGGCCGCAGCTGTCCTGCCCGGACACCGAGATCCGCCGGAACGACGACCTGTTCGACGCGGTAATCGTCGCCTGCGGGCGGTTCGGAGTGATCTACTCCGTCGTGCTCGAAGTACGGCCGCAGTTCCGGGTGGTCGAGGCTATCGCCCAGCCGCAGCGAGCCGCCGTGCTGCAGGCCCTGCGTGACGGTCTAGGCCAGGCAACACCCTTCGCACCGCTGTTTGACCTGGTCGCAGCCGAGCCTGTGCCGGCCGGCCTCACTGACGCCACCGGAACGCCGTACTACGTCCGGATAGTGTTCAACTCGCAGAACCCCGAAGACGTGTGGATGCACCGGCGCTGGGAGACCACGGACACCACGGATTTGCCGGACCCGAACGGCCCCGCCGTCGGCGAATTGGAGCCTACCGCGCTCGGCGCACTCATCGTGGCTGGCGCTAACGCCGCGCTCGCTATCGCTGCCGCCGCCGCGAGCGCGACTCTCGTGGGGGTCCCCTACGCTATCTACCTGACCGGCCTGATCGTCTACCTCAACACCATCCTCGCGAAACGGCAGTTCACGCTGGGGTCCGCAGTCGCCGCCGCACTCGACACTCTATGGAAAGCAGGACTCGGCTTCGCCGTCCCGGACCAAAATCGCGCCGCCATCCAGGGTGAGTTCGACCGTTACGGAGCCTCGGTGGCCGGCCGCCGAGGCAAGCACTTCCGGATCACCGCTGGTAGCCGGGCCGACAACGATCAGAACGACTTCCGGTCGGACTCAATCGAAGTGGTATTCGATGCGACGACTGGCGGCTACCTCGACTTCCTAGACGACGTACACGCCGCCTCACCCGGATTCCAGCAAGCCGGAATCATCGGGTGCCGGTTCTCCCGCGCATCCCGCGGGCTTCTCTCAATGCACCACATCGCCGGAGCGTATGCGGTGTCGATCGAGCTCGCGGCGCTCAAAAATCTGCCAGGCAACCTCGACTGGATGCGATACGTGCAGCATGCGGCGGTCAGCCGCGGCGGGCGACCGCACTGGGGCCAGTACAACAAGCTGACCGAAGCCCAGACGACCAGACTCTACGGCGCGGACCTCGACCGCTGGCGGGAAGCACTGCTCGCCCTGTCCGGAACGTCAACAACCTTCAGTAACGGGTTCACCCGGCGCCGTGGGCTGGAACCGATGGGCATCGCCCGCCAAGTAACCGCCGTCCGGAAGACCAGAACTGGTGTGGTCACACACCTGTGCAACGCGGATGCGGAGTGGTCGCCGGTCCCGGTATCAACGGCAATCGAGGAGATCACGTCCGGCCGCACGGTCTACTTCACGTTGGTCGCTGAGTCGGGCACGCCGACCGTGATTCACGTGGTCCGGACCGGGCCAAGCAACGGCTATCTGCGGACCGCCGCCGACGGCACTCACGACAACAACCTCGACGAACTGCCACCCTGCTGA
- a CDS encoding glycosyltransferase, producing the protein MGAGAARNLAANEVTADWLTTSDDDDVLPAQSFSVLLRYAQTHDPGWCAGWSAHLHPDRSITAWRCSTPNGFHAPGDACGSSALKWGSSREVLEAVTAGQGHSRHGGLLESAGRCPSSSTGVDASAGSQFVD; encoded by the coding sequence GTGGGAGCCGGCGCCGCGCGTAACCTCGCTGCGAACGAGGTGACCGCGGACTGGCTCACCACGTCGGATGATGACGACGTACTCCCCGCGCAGTCGTTTTCTGTGCTCCTCCGCTACGCGCAGACACACGACCCGGGCTGGTGTGCAGGCTGGTCTGCACACCTTCACCCCGACCGCTCGATCACCGCTTGGCGCTGCTCAACTCCGAACGGATTCCATGCACCTGGTGATGCCTGTGGGTCAAGCGCCTTGAAATGGGGCAGCAGCAGGGAGGTCCTTGAAGCAGTCACAGCCGGGCAGGGCCACTCAAGGCATGGCGGGCTTCTGGAGTCGGCCGGACGCTGTCCGTCGTCGAGCACTGGGGTGGATGCGAGCGCGGGAAGTCAATTCGTGGACTAG
- a CDS encoding helix-turn-helix domain-containing protein codes for MIPCASATDNGSAGPARARPACFLPCCSSRAAGRAYEAAQRAGTATRGAIRSRALSQHHGLCGEDQQPRSPVGPDTPHLDGRSPARARGVRLGRPPAMTPEQVRHARDLLNRPENAVTSIAKLLGVSRNTIYNYVPELKGGRLATDTAELPRPTKPKD; via the coding sequence CTGATACCGTGCGCATCCGCCACTGACAACGGCTCAGCCGGCCCGGCCCGGGCGCGGCCCGCGTGCTTTCTGCCGTGCTGCTCCTCAAGGGCCGCAGGCCGCGCCTACGAGGCGGCACAGCGGGCAGGAACTGCGACCCGGGGCGCGATACGCAGCCGCGCTCTGTCCCAACATCACGGTCTCTGCGGGGAGGATCAGCAGCCCCGCTCCCCCGTCGGCCCCGATACGCCGCACCTGGACGGCCGCTCCCCCGCCCGCGCCCGCGGCGTCCGCCTCGGCCGCCCGCCGGCCATGACGCCGGAGCAAGTACGTCACGCCCGCGACCTGCTCAACCGCCCCGAGAACGCCGTGACCTCAATCGCGAAGCTGCTCGGCGTCTCCCGCAACACCATCTACAACTACGTGCCCGAGCTGAAGGGCGGTCGCCTGGCGACCGACACGGCCGAGCTGCCGCGGCCGACCAAGCCCAAGGACTGA
- a CDS encoding pentapeptide repeat-containing protein, with protein MLPFRRVVPLVLTVVVVLSVGLYFGVHALLSDAAASQKPRKPVNINDVIKTTATVLTLIGAALAGLYAYRKQLLAEGDAHRADANQLADRYTTAAGQLGHDTPAVRLAGVYALARLADDWPEQRQVCIDVLCAYLRMPYQPDPAEEGHKAGEREVRLAIISVIRDHLRDPDVPTCWCACVLDFTRATFDGGDFSESTFCGRMSFSGTTFSGGSVSFDDATFSGGSVSFDDATFSGDTVSFRRAKFHGGQVQVTFSGATFSGGTVRFNDAEFSGSVPFDHAEFSGSTVTFNDARIKGWASFVGAKFNGGTVIFSGTAISGSVPFDDAEFSSGRVSFRRTQFLGGTVRFDRARFSGSEVTFRSAEFSGGSVSFDTATFSGGSIPFDHATFRGTVFTWGPLPRPAGS; from the coding sequence ATGTTGCCCTTCAGGCGCGTTGTCCCGCTGGTCCTCACCGTCGTCGTTGTCCTCAGCGTCGGGCTCTATTTTGGCGTCCATGCCCTGCTCTCGGATGCGGCCGCCAGCCAGAAGCCGCGCAAGCCGGTCAACATCAACGACGTCATCAAAACGACGGCAACAGTGCTCACCCTGATCGGTGCCGCCCTCGCTGGTCTGTACGCCTACCGAAAGCAGCTCCTTGCCGAAGGTGACGCCCACCGCGCCGACGCCAATCAGCTCGCTGACCGGTACACCACCGCTGCTGGACAACTCGGCCACGACACACCCGCTGTACGTCTCGCCGGCGTCTACGCCCTTGCCCGGCTCGCCGACGACTGGCCGGAACAGCGGCAGGTCTGCATCGACGTCCTGTGTGCCTACCTGCGCATGCCCTATCAACCCGACCCAGCTGAGGAGGGGCACAAAGCGGGCGAGCGCGAGGTCCGCCTGGCCATCATCAGCGTCATCCGCGACCATCTGCGCGATCCAGATGTCCCTACCTGCTGGTGTGCGTGTGTCCTTGACTTCACTCGCGCGACCTTCGACGGCGGCGACTTTTCAGAAAGCACCTTCTGCGGCAGGATGAGCTTCTCTGGGACGACGTTCAGTGGCGGCTCGGTCTCCTTCGACGACGCAACATTCAGCGGCGGCTCGGTCTCCTTCGACGACGCAACATTCAGCGGCGACACCGTTTCCTTCCGCCGCGCGAAATTCCACGGCGGCCAGGTTCAGGTCACCTTCTCCGGGGCTACGTTCAGCGGCGGCACGGTCCGCTTCAACGACGCAGAGTTCAGCGGCTCGGTCCCCTTCGACCACGCAGAGTTCAGCGGCAGCACGGTCACCTTCAACGACGCGAGGATCAAAGGTTGGGCTTCCTTCGTCGGCGCGAAGTTCAATGGTGGCACGGTCATCTTCAGCGGCACGGCCATCAGCGGCTCGGTCCCCTTCGACGACGCAGAGTTCAGCAGTGGCAGGGTCTCCTTCCGCCGCACGCAGTTCCTCGGCGGCACGGTCAGATTTGACCGCGCAAGGTTCAGCGGAAGTGAGGTCACCTTCAGATCGGCGGAGTTCAGTGGCGGCTCGGTCTCCTTCGACACCGCGACGTTCAGCGGCGGCTCGATCCCCTTCGACCATGCGACGTTCCGGGGCACAGTTTTTACCTGGGGGCCCCTGCCACGGCCAGCGGGTTCCTGA